The following are encoded together in the Calditerricola satsumensis genome:
- a CDS encoding cytidine deaminase — MDDRTLIEWARQARDRAYTPYSQFPVGAALLSRDGRVFTGCNIENAAYGLCNCAERTALFKAVSEGARDFVKLAVIADTPRPVPPCGACRQVLAELCPPDMPVILANLKGDAEVKTVAELLPGAFGRGDLHGREKRA; from the coding sequence ATGGACGACCGCACGCTGATCGAATGGGCCCGCCAAGCGCGCGACCGCGCCTACACGCCGTATTCACAGTTTCCGGTCGGCGCGGCGCTCCTTTCGCGCGACGGTCGGGTGTTTACGGGGTGCAACATCGAAAACGCGGCGTATGGGCTGTGCAATTGCGCCGAGCGGACGGCGCTGTTCAAGGCCGTGTCGGAGGGGGCGCGCGACTTTGTGAAGCTCGCCGTCATCGCCGACACGCCAAGACCGGTGCCGCCCTGCGGGGCCTGCCGCCAGGTGCTGGCCGAGCTGTGTCCGCCGGACATGCCGGTGATTCTGGCCAACCTAAAAGGGGACGCGGAGGTCAAGACGGTGGCCGAGCTGTTGCCCGGCGCCTTTGGACGGGGGGATCTCCATGGACGCG